The proteins below are encoded in one region of Candidatus Thiodiazotropha sp. LNASS1:
- a CDS encoding RHS repeat domain-containing protein, whose amino-acid sequence MYNYFRDYDPGTGRYLQSDPIGLLGGMNIYAYAKMNPLLWSDPSGFIPYLPFSKRGPFGPLCGAEGTDAATWIPDLTPAACREHDDCYANCAKRCASYTCKEICDIDLMTKKFHIWNGNIWYW is encoded by the coding sequence ATCTACAACTACTTTAGGGATTATGATCCGGGTACGGGGAGGTACTTGCAGTCAGATCCTATTGGACTATTAGGTGGAATGAACATATATGCATATGCAAAGATGAATCCATTATTATGGAGCGATCCTTCAGGGTTTATACCTTATCTGCCTTTTTCTAAAAGAGGTCCTTTTGGGCCGCTCTGTGGCGCAGAAGGTACTGATGCTGCAACGTGGATTCCAGATCTTACTCCAGCTGCGTGTAGAGAGCATGATGACTGTTATGCAAATTGCGCAAAGAGATGTGCTAGCTATACCTGCAAAGAAATATGTGATATTGATCTAATGACAAAAAAATTTCATATATGGAATGGCAACATTTGGTATTGGTGA
- the rsgA gene encoding ribosome small subunit-dependent GTPase A, which yields MHYFGITTMQIHNLTELGWSHHFQSQLDLESLESQLPFRVVTVQRNLIECVGLDRENQQKNLQLSTYYWRDEPPEGHPAIGDWLLVDLNFQPLQILERKSLIKRRSAGRESSVQLIASNIDTVFIVTSCNDEFSINRIERYLAIAAESNIHCVVVLTKIDLCSDTAPYFGAISHDHPNLQVEMVNATDTPSLSVLKKWIEAGQTVALLGSSGVGKSTIINSLKGNQDQTTAAVRESDSKGRHTTTSRSLHCLPGGGLLLDNPGMRELQMIDTEEGIKTAFSDIDIMAKKCRFKNCRHTTEPGCAVVEQIKAGRLEQRRLDNYHKLLSEQTRNNESLAERRYNDRALGRFYKNALKSSRRFKSRE from the coding sequence ATGCATTATTTTGGGATAACAACAATGCAAATTCACAACCTTACTGAGTTGGGCTGGAGTCATCATTTTCAGTCTCAGCTCGATCTGGAATCACTTGAATCACAGCTTCCATTTCGTGTTGTTACCGTACAACGCAACCTCATAGAGTGTGTTGGTTTGGATCGCGAGAATCAACAAAAGAACCTCCAATTATCCACCTATTATTGGCGAGACGAACCGCCTGAAGGACACCCTGCAATTGGGGACTGGTTGCTGGTCGACCTGAACTTTCAACCGCTTCAGATACTTGAGCGTAAATCGCTTATCAAGCGTAGAAGCGCGGGAAGGGAGTCATCAGTTCAACTCATAGCATCAAATATAGATACCGTATTCATCGTCACCTCATGCAACGATGAATTCAGCATCAACAGGATAGAGCGCTATTTAGCAATCGCTGCCGAGTCCAATATCCACTGTGTAGTGGTGTTGACAAAAATCGATTTGTGTTCAGATACTGCACCCTATTTCGGGGCCATATCGCATGACCACCCGAACCTGCAAGTCGAGATGGTGAATGCCACAGACACCCCGAGTCTCAGTGTATTGAAAAAATGGATTGAGGCTGGACAGACAGTTGCATTGCTCGGTTCATCTGGCGTTGGCAAATCAACCATCATCAATAGTCTGAAAGGGAATCAAGACCAGACTACAGCTGCTGTTCGCGAAAGCGACAGTAAAGGACGTCATACCACGACATCCAGAAGTCTGCATTGCTTACCTGGAGGCGGGCTACTACTCGACAACCCGGGTATGAGGGAATTACAGATGATCGATACTGAAGAAGGCATTAAAACCGCTTTTTCAGATATCGATATTATGGCGAAAAAGTGCCGATTCAAGAATTGCCGCCATACGACAGAACCCGGTTGCGCCGTTGTCGAACAGATTAAAGCAGGCAGGCTTGAGCAACGTCGTCTCGATAACTACCATAAATTACTGTCAGAACAGACACGCAACAACGAGTCTCTTGCAGAACGGCGTTACAATGACAGGGCACTGGGTCGTTTTTATAAGAACGCGCTAAAAAGCTCTAGGAGATTTAAATCAAGAGAATGA